Within Methanobacterium formicicum DSM 3637, the genomic segment TTTGGGTATAAAATGAAATAAAATGAAGAAACTTGGGATGAAAATCCAGTTAAAATCGGGTAAATCTCGGAAAAACTACTTTTAAAGGTTTAAATAACCTGAATACTATCCACAAAACAATGGAGGTATTCAAAATGGACTAATCCTATCTGTATTATTAAAAAAATTAAAAAAATTAGGTAAATTTGTTAAATATAGAAAATAATTAATTAACATCAAAATTACATGAAAATTAAAGTTTTATATGGTTTATTGGAGGTGAATGGATGAATCTTTACCAATTGGCGTTTAACAACATCCGCAGAAGGAAACTTAGAAGTGCATTAACCATGCTCGGGATAATAATTGGAGTTGCCACTATTCTGACATTATTAGGAACAACTGCAGGATTAGCTTCGGCAGTTAACGATCAAACAAATAAATATATGTACGATGTAATAATTGCACCCTCATCAAGTAGTGGATCTTATTTAATGGATTCTCAAACGGTTTCAAAGGTTGAAAACCAGTCCAATCTTTACGGATTCCAGGAATTATCGGTTTTTTCAGAGGAAATAAATGGAAGCACAGTAACTGTGGGCGGGGTGAATGATTGGAGCCAGGTTAAAATAAAAAATGGAACACAGGGCGTGGTAATTAATCATGCAGTTGCAGATAAGCTTCACCTGGGTATTGGCGATAAACTAAAAATTAAGAATAAGGAATTGACCATCACCGGAATATCCAACGAAGAACAGGTGGATGAGGATGTACTCGGTATTTACATAAACCAGACTATTGCTAAGCAAATGGCAGATAACAAATTAAGTGCTATCTATGCTCGGACTAATGGAGATACAAAGACTGTTGCCGAGAGTACAGAAAAGCAGGTAAGTGGAGTTTCAGTTAAAACAAAATCAGAAAAGGTTGCTGAGGTTCAGGAATGGGCCAGTAAAGCACAGCTTTTCATGGGAGTTATTGCAGGTATAGCTCTGGTTGTGGGAATTATAAGCGTGGTAAATACCATGATGATGAGTGTCATGGAACGAACAAAAGAATTAGGAGTTTTAAAAGCCGTTGGATTTACAAACTGGGAACTGAAAGGAAGCATACTATTTGAATCCGGTTTATTAGGGTTCCTGGGATCTGTTGCCGGAGTTATTCTGGGGATCATCGGTGTAATTTTAATTGCAAAGATGCTGAATTTCACGGAATACATTCCAGAAATGATACCTTTATGGTTAATTGGAAGTGTAATTGTGGGATCTACCATTTTAAGTATTTTAGCTGGACTTTATCCCGCAAGACGTGCTTCAAAATTGAATGTGGTGGAGGCGTTGAGGGATGAGTAAGTTAATAGAATTCAATAATGTCTGGAAGACATATAAAATGGGTGATGGGGAATTAAATGCCATTGCAGGACTGGATCTTAGCTTGGAGGATGGTTCTTTCACAGCTGTGATGGGTCCCTCTGGATCTGGAAAGTCAACTTTCCTCCACATTACCGGGATACTTGACACACCAACCAGGGGTACATTCAGGCTTAATGGTAAAAATACCACTAAATTATCGGTTAAAGAGCAGGCCAGACTTCGAAGGAATGAAATAGGATTCATATTCCAGAGGTTTAATCTCATGTCCCAGCTCACAGTCCTGGAGAATGTCATGCTACCTATGATAAGGGAGGATTCCCAAAAAGCTAAAAATATAATAGACCTCATGGGATTAAATGGAAAACATGATAAACGCCCGGGACAACTTTCAGGAGGAGAACAGCAGCGTGTAGCAATTGCCAGGGCTCTTGTAAATGATCCCTCAATTATTTTGGCTGATGAACCAACAGGAGAACTTGATACCCAGAATGCGAATACAATAATGCAAATACTTCAAGATCTAAATCAAAACAAGGGTGTGAGTATTGTAATGGTCACCCACAATCCAGATGCAGCGGATTTTGCCCATGAAGTGCTCCATATGCGTGATGGTGTCCTCGCCAGCCCGAGTAAATAAAATAATCAAGTAATTAAAATAAAATTTCACTTATTTTTTTAATTTTTTTAACATCCAAAAACAAAACATCTAAAACAAATAATACAACTGTTTAGTTATTTATTGAAACTGTAGGTTAATTATTAGTATTTAACGAGTCCCCTAATTAATTGTATATAATTTAGAGGGCATGATTTGGGAATCAAATGTAAAAACATGGTGTGAATTTCGGAAAAACTTTTTTTAGTATAGTTACATTACCTATTACTACAGCTATTATGTATTTCTTAAATGATTGGTTTCCATTAGGAAATCACAGTATTTTAAGCACAGCCCTTACCATTTTAATAGCGCTGCCATTAACCATGAGGTTTAAAATATGTTATTCGGATCACCAGACTTACTAACCAGTTTAATTGTAATCATAACTGTTATACTGGGATTTGGGACCATTTTCCTGTTGTGTGGGCTGATTTATATTTACTGGGGAAATTACCGGGAAACAAAATCAAGTTATGCCGTGGGTCTTTTACTGTTTGCATCGGCTTTACTACTTCAAAATATCTTGTTAACTGGAACTTACTTCATCAACGTACTTAGT encodes:
- a CDS encoding FtsX-like permease family protein, with the protein product MNLYQLAFNNIRRRKLRSALTMLGIIIGVATILTLLGTTAGLASAVNDQTNKYMYDVIIAPSSSSGSYLMDSQTVSKVENQSNLYGFQELSVFSEEINGSTVTVGGVNDWSQVKIKNGTQGVVINHAVADKLHLGIGDKLKIKNKELTITGISNEEQVDEDVLGIYINQTIAKQMADNKLSAIYARTNGDTKTVAESTEKQVSGVSVKTKSEKVAEVQEWASKAQLFMGVIAGIALVVGIISVVNTMMMSVMERTKELGVLKAVGFTNWELKGSILFESGLLGFLGSVAGVILGIIGVILIAKMLNFTEYIPEMIPLWLIGSVIVGSTILSILAGLYPARRASKLNVVEALRDE
- a CDS encoding ABC transporter ATP-binding protein, coding for MSKLIEFNNVWKTYKMGDGELNAIAGLDLSLEDGSFTAVMGPSGSGKSTFLHITGILDTPTRGTFRLNGKNTTKLSVKEQARLRRNEIGFIFQRFNLMSQLTVLENVMLPMIREDSQKAKNIIDLMGLNGKHDKRPGQLSGGEQQRVAIARALVNDPSIILADEPTGELDTQNANTIMQILQDLNQNKGVSIVMVTHNPDAADFAHEVLHMRDGVLASPSK